Genomic segment of Chitinophaga varians:
TCTTATTGCTTACATAGTTGTAAATAGCGGTGGTAGTCCATTTCAGCTTTCCTGAAAGGTTTTTGCTGTTCAGCATTACATCGATCCCATTGCCGCGCATGTCTGCGACGTTGGCGATGAAAACGTTGGACGCTCCCCACGCCGTATAATCATAGGGCATCGGCCCGTATAGATCAGCGCCTTGTTTGCGGTAATAGTCGATACTGCCGGAAATGAAGCTATTCGAGAATTGCAGGCCGATATTCAGTTGCTTAACTGTTTCCCAACGCAGGTGCGGATTGTTGAGCGTGGCGATGGTCGCAATTGGCAGGTTTGTTACAGGATCTACAGAATACACCGCCACCGGCAGGGCCGTGCGAGAAAGGTCTACATTGCCCGAGGTTCCATATGTGGCCCGGAGCTTTACTTGCGGGAGCCACTGTATGTTATAAAAGCGTTCCTGCGAAATATCCCATCCGATACCAGCAGACCACAGCGGCTTCCACCTGTCATTTGTTCTAACGCCAAAAGCGTTACTGCCGTCGCGCCGCGCGCTGGCGGAAAGACTGTATTTCGCTTTGTACGTATAGTTCAGGTTGGTGAAAAGAGAAACAAAGCGGTTCGTGGTGCTACTCGGCAGCCCGGCATCCGCAATGATCTGGTTGCGGCCAGTAATAAAAGTAGGGTACGGATTGATGAAGTCCATTTTTGCGTAAGCCAACGGCTGTGCATTATAACCATAGTAGATGTTCTTGTAGCTATCCGCTTCAATCTCCTGTATCTCTGCACCGGCGAGTGCGACTATGCTGTGGTCTTGCCAGCTCCGGTTAAAATCAAGCTGACCGCGCAGGTTTTGGCTGCTCCTGTTTGTAAGCGTTGTACGGAGAATATCTCCCAATGGAACAATTCGGGTTACTTCACCGGTAGATCGGTTGACCTGGCTAAACAGGTTAATGGTATTGCGGGCATCAAAACTATTCATTCCTGAAAGGCTTTGCAGGTCGGTGCGCTGCCGCTGGTATTGATACAGGATGCTGCCCTGCAGAAATGGTAGAATTTTGTAGGTGGCCGTTATGTTGGCGATTATCTCGTCGGTTTTGGTGGTGGCCCTCCGCTGCTGGTATTCGTCCAGCGGGTAGTATTTCCAATCTAATAAATGACCAGCTCCGGCGGTATCTACGTAACCATCCCGGTAATACTTAGGTACAGAAAGCGGGTTGCCCGCTGCGTCAGCAAACGCAAGATTTGGAGCGTATCTGCCGTTTATACTGGCTACTGTGCTGAAACTTTCCTTTCCGGTCATAGCCTTGCTGTTGGTGTAATATGCGTTCACATCAATCTGTAGTTTTTTGGATAGTTTGAAGGAATTGGACAGGCGCAGGTTTATCTTGTCAAAGGTTGCGCTAAGGTTATCAATGTTGCGGTCATAGGCTCCCGCCATCAACCACGTCATATTACTGCTGCCACCTGACACGTTCAAGGAGTATTGCTGCGTAACGGCTGGCCGGTAAAAGTGTTTTTCGTACTGCGCTTTGCTATCGTTTGCCTGTAATGCTGTTACTTGTGCGGCGCTGTCGGCTGCGGAAATCAAACCATTCTTTCGCTTTTGCAGTACTTCGATCAACTGCGGAACAGATACGTAGCGGCGGTTCAACGCACTGTTGAAGTAGTTTTTGCCATACAAAAAGGTTTCAAGGCCCATGTAGTCCGTTACACTCATGTCTTGAAGAGTGGAAAGGTCAGGCTTTCCCTGCAAGATCAAACCGGAAGAAATGGAAATGGTTGGTTTTTGATTATAACGGCCCTTCTTTGTAGTAATGACGATAACGCCGTTACCGGCGCGGGCACCCCATATGGAGGCTGCCGCCGCGTCTTTTAAAACAGTGATGCTCTCAATGTCGTTTGGGTTGATGTTTGAAATGTCACCCTGAAATACGAAGTTGTCGAGTACCACCAGCGGATCTAGCGAGCCGTTTATGGTGCTCAGTCCGCGGATGTTTATACCTGTTTTGTTGTTGGTGCTATTGGCATTGCCATAGCCGGGATTGAAGCTGAGGCCCGGCGTAACATTTTGCAGGCGGTGGAGGATGTTGGTGCCGGTCTGCTGGTTCAGCACCTTGTTGTCGATAACAGCAAATGCTCCGTTGACTTGGTTTGGCTTCAATCGCTGGTAACCAGTACTGATGGTGACCTGCGCAAGCTCTGTAGCAATAACACTCATTACAGCCTCTATGGCTTCCTCCGGTTTTGTAATCGGTATCCGGAGGGGGCTATAGCCAATATGGGTAAACAACAGGGTATCGGGAACCTGTGATAAAGACAGGCTGAAGGTGCCATCGTTTCGTGTAGTGGTCCGGGAGTTGTTTTTTTGTGCTGATACTGAAATGCCAGCCAGCGGCATCTGCTCAGTTGAGTATACACGTCCCTTGATCTCCACGCGGATGGTGGGTTGTGCCAAAGCTGCGGCACTGAGGAAAAAGAAAAAAACTGCTAAGATCAATTTCATTTAGAAAAGGTGTTTTGGTGAAAAATGGTATGGGTCAATTGTCCGTATCGTATCGGTCGCCTTTAATCGGTGCGGTTAGAATCATTCCTTGTAGTGCCTTTCTTATGTTTGCTGCCGTTACAGCCTCGGAATCCGTGATGCCTATTACTTTGCGGTTAGGCGAAATCCATACATAATGCGGCAGAAATATGTGGGGGAACAGTTGGAAAGCTGTTGTGTCATAGGGTACAGTAGTAAGGGAGAACGGCTGGCCCCTTTGTTTTTGCCACCGGTGGAAAAAGTTGTTCAGGTGGCGGGCGCTGTCCTGGGTAGAGCGGATGCTATTAACTAACAGAAATTTTACTCGCCCGGCATACTGGGTTTCCAGTGAATCGTTTTTGGGAAACATTCGGATGCAACTTCCGCACCATGTCGCCCAAAAATCGAGGATCACCACCTGCCCGGTAAAATCACTGAGCTTGATAATTTTGTTGTCATTCCAACGGGTAAATGAAATGTCCGGTACAGTATCGCCTACAGATAGCCGATGTGTCACTGTTGGGCGGAGATCCTGAGCAAAAGAATAACGTGCCGGCCAGACGGCGGCCAGCGCGATGAAGAAAATGTACTTCATGCGTGTGTCTATTGTATTATAAAGTGATTTAAAGTAACCGGGAGGCTATCAATCCACTTGGTATATTCCGGTATTCTATTATGTGTGTTAGATTTTGCCACTTTTCCTCCCGGAGTAAGGCAAATTATAGGAAGTAAACAGTATATTTCTTATTTTTAGGTTGACTTTTACTACAAAACTGTTGACTTTTACTACTTTTGGGTAAACCATTAATAATCAACGAAAAATAATTTATATCATGAATATAACAGAAGATACCCCGGCAATTCATCATGGCAGGAACATTCGGATGTTCCGAAAAACTATTGACATGAAACAGGATGTACTTGCAAAGAGGCTTTCGGACCTGGGAGCAAGGCAACAGGATGTTTCCAGGCTCGAACAAATGGAAGTCATCGAGGATGATATTTTGACATTAGTAGCGAAAGCTCTCAATATTGATGTCAGGTTAATAAAGGAGTTTGATGCTGATACTGCAATACGAAATATCTGTGTTGTAAAAGAGAACACATTTACCGATCAGTCCTATTCAATTGGGCAGCAGATAGTGAATGCTGGTGAAAGGATGGTTGATGTTTACGAGCGTCTTGTAGCAAGTGAAAAAGAAAAGTACACAATCCTGAATGATGGGAATACCGAGCTGAAGAAGTTGCACGAAGAGTTGATGCGCAAGTATGATGAGCTTGCAAAGCACAATACACGTCTTGTAGAGAACAACCTTGAGCTTATGAATAAATTGCAAACGCTGTTAGAAAAAATTTCTACCAAATAGTATTTTAATAAATCGATATGGAAAAAGAACTTTTTGATACAACCAAGCCA
This window contains:
- a CDS encoding SusC/RagA family TonB-linked outer membrane protein; protein product: MKLILAVFFFFLSAAALAQPTIRVEIKGRVYSTEQMPLAGISVSAQKNNSRTTTRNDGTFSLSLSQVPDTLLFTHIGYSPLRIPITKPEEAIEAVMSVIATELAQVTISTGYQRLKPNQVNGAFAVIDNKVLNQQTGTNILHRLQNVTPGLSFNPGYGNANSTNNKTGINIRGLSTINGSLDPLVVLDNFVFQGDISNINPNDIESITVLKDAAAASIWGARAGNGVIVITTKKGRYNQKPTISISSGLILQGKPDLSTLQDMSVTDYMGLETFLYGKNYFNSALNRRYVSVPQLIEVLQKRKNGLISAADSAAQVTALQANDSKAQYEKHFYRPAVTQQYSLNVSGGSSNMTWLMAGAYDRNIDNLSATFDKINLRLSNSFKLSKKLQIDVNAYYTNSKAMTGKESFSTVASINGRYAPNLAFADAAGNPLSVPKYYRDGYVDTAGAGHLLDWKYYPLDEYQQRRATTKTDEIIANITATYKILPFLQGSILYQYQRQRTDLQSLSGMNSFDARNTINLFSQVNRSTGEVTRIVPLGDILRTTLTNRSSQNLRGQLDFNRSWQDHSIVALAGAEIQEIEADSYKNIYYGYNAQPLAYAKMDFINPYPTFITGRNQIIADAGLPSSTTNRFVSLFTNLNYTYKAKYSLSASARRDGSNAFGVRTNDRWKPLWSAGIGWDISQERFYNIQWLPQVKLRATYGTSGNVDLSRTALPVAVYSVDPVTNLPIATIATLNNPHLRWETVKQLNIGLQFSNSFISGSIDYYRKQGADLYGPMPYDYTAWGASNVFIANVADMRGNGIDVMLNSKNLSGKLKWTTTAIYNYVSNKTTKYFDESAQTINTLLSGGRSITPVIGKPLYSLAAFQWAGLDGEGNPQGYLNGAKSTDYAAMLASTSGKGEHQPSIIYVGSSIPTSTGSLINTFAYANFELTVNIAYKLGYYFRKPVISYSGIISGTMGNKEYADRWQQPGDENRTTVPAFKYPADGTRDMFYAYSTINALKGDHVRLQYINLTYTPVRPFGIESLKHIQLYINVANLGILWRANDRCLDPDFPNGLPTPKTFSAGIRASL
- a CDS encoding TlpA family protein disulfide reductase, whose translation is MKYIFFIALAAVWPARYSFAQDLRPTVTHRLSVGDTVPDISFTRWNDNKIIKLSDFTGQVVILDFWATWCGSCIRMFPKNDSLETQYAGRVKFLLVNSIRSTQDSARHLNNFFHRWQKQRGQPFSLTTVPYDTTAFQLFPHIFLPHYVWISPNRKVIGITDSEAVTAANIRKALQGMILTAPIKGDRYDTDN